A genomic stretch from Aedes albopictus strain Foshan chromosome 2, AalbF5, whole genome shotgun sequence includes:
- the LOC134287544 gene encoding uncharacterized protein LOC134287544 yields MESTLRELSLLEEKSALWRKHQQEQSELRRKCYEEEQRRIEEEYQRELVKIDEEFRRAAQKMKSDFSAQRRAVLRQHNGDKVSEGTVEEPHSNDKTQPKNDCSKTSYPKKDSPVSVPQSAISCDEECVAHTKGGEISKIIPADSTAVSFVSIRSLTSSANRSKRIRRCTRVYENVTMVFSECNTYETSAKQNGSDQPARRRRGRKRGDRHQLKTLLFDPGGYCVASVERVGLVWVYLPQSASTAVRCCHLCCVGKRCHSSIWKTSPSPVPRGGMLRTVSVRLLLSGTGNPEAIVGCISGVAEVDGGYKFTTRQCRLVRDRSRTCTPVRS; encoded by the coding sequence ATGGAAAGTACGTTGAGAGAACTTTCCCTTCTAGAAGAGAAGAGCGCGCTATGGCGGAAGCATCAACAAGAGCAGAGTGAGTTGCGGCGAAAATGTTATGAAGAGGAACAACGCCGAATTGAAGAAGAGTACCAGCGAGAACTGGTGAAGATTGATGAAGAATTCCGAAGGGCCGCGCAGAAAATGAAGTCAGACTTCAGCGCCCAGAGGAGAGCAGTGTTACGGCAACATAATGGGGATAAGGTCAGCGAGGGAACGGTGGAGGAGCCGCATTCAAATGACAAAACCCAGCCAAAAAATGACTGCTCTAAAACATCGTATCCAAAAAAAGATTCTCCAGTGTCTGTTCCGCAAAGCGCCATCAGCTGTGATGAAGAGTGTGTAGCACACACAAAGGGCGGAGAGATCAGCAAAATAATACCAGCTGATTCTACAGCTGTTTCTTTCGTCAGCATCCGATCGCTGACGTCATCGGCCAACAGGAGCAAACGAATCAGGCGGTGCACTCGTGTATACGAAAACGTAACAATGGTCTTCAGTGAGTGTAACACGTACGAGACCAGTGCGAAACAAAACGGATCGGATCAACCCGCTCGCCGCCGCCGCGGTAGAAAGCGAGGCGATCGTCATCAATTGAAAACGTTGCTGTTTGATCCCGGTGGGTATTGTGTTGCATCAGTGGAACGAGTCGGCTTGGTTTGGGTGTACCTACCGCAATCTGCATCTACGGCGGTACGGTGCTGCCATCTGTGCTGTGTAGGAAAACGATGCCATTCAAGTATTTGGAAAACTAGTCCGTCACCAGTTCCACGGGGGGGAATGTTGCGTACAGTTTCAGTAcgcttgctgctgagtggaactgGTAACCCAGAAGCAATTGTGGGGTGCATAAGCGGCGTCGCGGAGGTCGACGGTGGATATAAATTTACGACTCGGCAGTGTCGTTTAGTCCGTGATCGAAGTAGGACCTGCACTCCGGTTAGGAGCTAG